CCGTTTTCCCGCATTTACGGCATTTCATACTAACAGTTGGcgtctgttgtttgtttccgtcTGGGATCTTAACAGTACCTGGTCGCTTCGATCGTTGTTCTCGAATCAGCGCGGTCAGCTTTTCATACGTTTTTATTTGGCTTTTCAGCTCTTTTACCGTTTTCGTACCGATCAAACACGCTTTGTTTGAAGGTTTATCGTCAATTCCCTGCACTACATACTCACATAGGGATTCTTCATCAACATGTCCCTTTTTGCCTAGTTCACACATAGCGTAAATATACTCGGCGTATGTTTCTTCCgcctttttctttcgtttacgCAATGATTCGTGAACACTTGCACTGGACACCTTTTCTTCAAATTCGTCTACGAGTGCACTTTTCAGTTCATCCCACGAACAAACTTCTGGGATGCTTTTCACAAAAGCCTTAGCAGCACCTACCAGGACGCGCTTTGCGTAGACCAGCTTGTGCAGGTCGCGCCATTTGAACAGTTTGCTACTCGTTTCAAACTCAACAACCCACGCACTCACGTCTTCCGTTCCGGAGAAAGTAGGCAAATAGTCCTGCACATCTTTGAAGGAGATGGACACGCCCCGGACCTCACGATCGACGTTCTCATGCGCCATCATGCTGGACCCTGCTACCGCATCCAAATAATCACACACCCCAGTGGTGTCTAGACCTGCCCCTTCACTATGCTCTATTATCCTGCCTGCTAGCTCTTCCTTCGTGCCGTTTGTGCTTAGTCCAAAGGATTCACACCTTTTTATCAAGCCGGTACGAGTAAACTGCTCCACCAATTCTTCTACACTTGATGGGATATCCATCGTATCTGATACACACTATTGTCTGATAACCACCGATACGCACCACTGTTCGATAACTCCCGATATGCACCACTATCTGATAAGCACCGATACGCGCAACTATCTGATAGGCACCACTATCCAACTGTTATCCACACGGCACCACTATCCTTCTGTTATCCAATAGGAATCGATACGATCTTCTGTCCAATAGGCACTCTTATCCCACTTCTGACACCAATTGTAAAGTTTTCGAATATTAGTGATGGAAATAATTACAACCGGACAGTGAACGTCTTGTCACCGCTACGTGATCGCGACTCCTTTTTATTATCCAAATTCCGTGTTTTTATATCCCATCGTCACATCGTAGCTTCTCTTTCTCCTACTCTCTCTCTTACTTATTTACAGCGGCACTAATGCGGCGGTACACCTGTCAAAATTCCTCcttacatatatatatatatatatatatatatatatatatatatatatatatatatatatatatatatatatatatatatatatatatatatatatatatatatatatatatatatatatatatatatatatatatatatatatatatatatatatatatatatatatatatatatatatatatatatgtatatatatatgctCGTGCACTTTCTAACTGATCAATTTGATCCTCCACAATTGCCATCGGGTACGAATCACGTATGATCTTCCGATTGATTTCCCGATAATCTACACATGCTCTACGCGATCCGTCTTTCTTCGGTACAACCACAATCGCACTAGCGTACGGACTATTCGATGGACGAATCACACCATCTCGAAGCCACTCTTCTACTTGCGTCTTTACTGCTTTTCTTTCCAGTGGGGCAAGCCGTCTTGGATGCGTACGCACCGGAATATCATCACTCACTTGAATGTGTAACTCGTTTTCACTACGCGCACACTCTTTCGGATCGTAATTCTGTATCCACCCTGCGATAACGTTTTTGTACTTTGGGGGAGATtcaatttcttccttttcaaTATCAATATTGAAGATAAAATTCTCCGACGTCATTTCCAAGCCTGGGACAATATTCTCTGCCCGCTTTAATACTCGAACACCGTTCCTGGTCACTTTAGCATCAAAATGTTCTAAAGACGCCGTTCCTAGCACAGCTTCAAAAGGCATGCTATCGTTTGTCACCACGTAGAAATCCACTTCCCGGTATAGTTCGTGATCGATGCACATATCCACTTTACACACTCCTTGCGCCGcaatttcttttccaccaaATCCTCTGATCGTCACTGTCGTGGTGTCTAAGCGTGATCGCCCGATTTTGTCGTACGTGTGAAATGCCATTAGATTCAAGGAACTACCGGTATCGAATAGAGTTTCTATGTCGATCGATCCTATTTGCGCAGTGATCATTGTTTTCTTCGAGCCTGTTGGTTTCGTCATAATTTCGTCTTCTCGTCTGAAGGAATTTTGAGGGGAGCGCACACAATGCCCTCGATTGTTTTGTCCACACATCAACACATTTcgtttttcacttttgttaACGCCTTTGTTACACTCGCGTGCCCGGTGACCGAACATATTGCATGAGAAACATTTCGGTCCTACGTTCTTTTGTGGGCATTCCGATGAAATGTGTGACCTATTACCACAGTTGAAACAATTCTGCTTACTGTTCACTTTGTTACACTTTTCGGCTAAGCGTGATTTATCCTGCTTGTTACCAACTTCTACACGTTTCGTCTTGCTTTTTTCGGTCTTCGTAACTTTTTCAAAGTTCAACAACTTCTTTTTGAGCCGCTCGATGGTTTGCGCCTCTAGCAGTATAGACTGATGATACTCGTCGTCTGTAACTCCACTCAcaatatacacacacagactTGGCTCATCCAACGCGATCGGAAGCGCCAGCCGTTGCATTTCGTATATGTAATCCCGAATTGATTCGGTcgtcttcttcttccgtgttgTTAACGCACGATGCACATCGCTTGCGCATATGCGTGGGGCGAATTCCTTTATCAGTGCCTTTTCTAACTTCCCGAAACTGCTAAAATTGCTCCGAAGCGAAAATACGAAGCGTCTAGCGGTGCCGGTCAGTTTTTTACGGCACATGACCAGCTTTTGTTCGTCGTCCCATCGTGCTGCTTCGCAAATGCTCTTCAGCTGCATTAGCCACATTCGCACGTTTTCTCCTTCCTCGGCACCGAAGGATTCAATGCTTTCCTCCATGTCTCTGAAGGAGTACACTTTTAGCCGTCGTTGTGACGATTTGGGCGTAGATGTAGCATTAATCGCCGTATGGTACATCACATCcgaatcatcatcttcatcatcgtcatcaatgccgtcgtcgtcgtcatcatcatcgtcgtcgtcgcttgGGCCAATAGCGTCACCACGTTGCTCGTTGTTATGTTGCGAGTCGTCTTTCTCACTAACATCGTCGTCTTTTGAgcaacgatcatcatcatcatatttCGCATGCGCTGTCGTTACATCAACTAAATTTTTAGTTGATATTTCTATCATTTGCGCGAATTTAGAGAATGCGTCGATTAGTGAGAGGAAGCTGCAGGAGTTGATGGCCAAAATATCCATGTGGATTCTCTCCATTGGTTTGTCTGATACAGGTCGCGGcgatatttttatattatacgGTTTTCGTTCATACTTATTTAAGTTGCAAATTTCGCATGTTTTTAGCACAATCCTTATTTTCTTTAACATCTCCGGAAAGAAATACGCTCTGCGCAATTGGTTTTCTAATTCTGACATTCCTCTGTACGCTCTTTCGTGTTCTTTAGTTATTAATTCGTTTTGTTCGTCATCTTCTAGCACATCCTGAACTGTGTAATGTGTAATAACAAAGAATCCAGTATTACTAAAATGTTTCCTAAACGTTTCCTGTATTAGGTTCAATATTTCCTCTGGAGCATAAATCGCCGTTTGTTTCCCGTTATGGTATGTTTTTAAGACTGAAACTACTGTATGTTCATCGAATTTTTGTCTACTAATTGTCATTTTCTTGTAATTTTTGAGTGGAATTTCTATTGTGTCGCTATCTGTCTGAGCTATCTGAAAGATCATTTGGTTCTTATAGTAATTGACTGGTCGTTCGGTtgattttatgaaaaaatcatCTGATGTATCTGCCGAATGGGATGTGTCTAAATCTTCTGTATTGTGTGagttaatttcattttcttttatgttttcatttactTTTCGACTTAATGCGTCGGCAACGACGTTTGTTTTGCCTTCTTTATATTCAACTGTGTACTGATAATTTTCTAATTCCAATCTCCAGTTTAAAATTCTATTGTTTTTAAGCGACGTTTTGATAAATGTCAGCGGTTTGTGATCGGTGAATAGTTTAAACTCTCTTCCAAAAAGATATGGTTTATATTTTCTAACTGCCCATATAATGGCCAACGCCTCCTTTTCTATTGTAGAATAATTTTCTTCCGCTTTATTTAATGATCTGCTTCCAAATGCAATTGGGCGTTCGATTTTTTCCTGAACTTGTGAAAGGACAGCGCGTACTGCGTAGTCGCTTGCATTAGTTGTCAAAATGAAAGGGATAGAAAAATCAGGATAAGCCAGTACTTGATCtgatgctattgtttgtttgagcTTTGTAAATGCATTAATGTATTGGATGTCGCTCGTATTTACGGTTTCTCCCTTCTTTAAATATTCAGTGAATGGCTTTGTAATTTTAGAGTAGTCTTTAATGAATCGCCTATAATAACCTGATAATCCAAGAAATTGTCTGATCTGTTTTTCATTTGTGGGTAATTGCCATTCTAATATTTTTTAACCTTATCTGGATTAGGCCTTATCCCTTCTGGAAAAATTACATGTCCAAGAAACTCTGTCTCGCGTCTTAAAAATTCGCATTTATCGATCTGTATTTTTAAGTTGAAGTCCGAAAGACGTTTAAGAACCGCAGAAAGATTTTCTAAATGGTCCTCTAGATTATTACCCACAATTACTATGTCATCAAGGTATACataacaaatttttccaatataTTCGTATAGAATATTATTCATAGCACGCTGGAATGTTGCAGGTGCATTCTTAAACTCGAATGGCATTCTAGTGAATTGGAAATGTCCTTGATTAGTCGAAAAAGCTGTTTTCTCCTGATGGTCAGGATGCATTTCAATCTGATGAAATCCAGATTTTAGATCCAAAATGGTGAAATACTGCGATTTTCCTAAACTGTCAAGAATGTCCTCGATTTCTGGTAGAGGGTATTTATCTGATATGGTTTTTTCATTAAGCTTTCGAAAATCGATTACAACTCTAACCTTTTGTATTCCTTATGCATCTTTCCGTTTTGGAACAACCCAAATTGGGGATGCGTAAGGACTCTTAGAAGGTTTAATTATACCCGTTTCTAgcatttcttttatttgaaattctACATCCTGTTTGTAAACGTGTGGATATCTGTATGTTTTGGTGAATACTGGATTATCATCctttgtaattattttatgtttaactATAGTTGTACTTATGagcttttcattattttttaaaaggaCTTGGTGATGTTTTATAATAATGTTGATAATTTTGTCTTTTTCAAAATCCGATAAATGGTCAGTTCtaataatttgtttaatcATGTCTCTTGTCGGGATGGTATTAGAGTCAAAAGGGATTGGTGACattgtttcaaaattattaaCCGAAATATTAAGCTTTTAAATTTGTggaggatttttgtttgttgttaataCGTTAATGGTGGATTTATTATTCAGCGAAGAGTAAATGCCGGGTTCTATTAAAGTATCTCGAGCAATTTGTTGAAAAGTTGCCACAAACCAATCTCCACTGCGATCTGTGGCAACTGTAATAGTGTGATAGAAATTTTTATTagcataatattttttaaattcggTTTCCATTCCTTGAATGGTAATAGTATTATCAAAGTAGTTTAATACAGTATTAGTTTCGGCCATAAACTTTGAGCCTATGAGACCGTCGAAATAATTATGAAAATCATAAATGTAATAAGTTTGTGGCTTAATTTGTTGTCCTAACCATTTGCATGTCACTTTTGTATTTGTAGTGTGAGTTCCAAAAATATTCGAAATGTTTGCAGCGCAACTTTGTTCGCAATTGGAAATAAGTCCGGGTTTAAGAATGTTTTCGTTCGCCCCACTATAGTTGATAAGATAAGTAAACGTATAGTTCTGATCGTTGTACTGTTGTAAACAGTAATGTATGGCAAAAAATCTAATGGCTCTTTCATGTAAGAAAGAACAAGAACTGGCCCCatgaaaatttgaattatttgcACTTTTATGCGTGGTTTCATTGTTATTGATCGCTCTATTgtaactggtattttttgttcttaagGAATTGTCAACTTCCATCGGTTGAGGGTATTGGTTATcaggttttttcaaaaaagccGTTTGCACTCGTGAAGAGTTAccaaaattttgtttgatttgttgaaCCTGCTTATTTGGGGAACTAAGTTATAGGCATCTTCGATGTCCTTGGGTCGCGCCGCTTGGGCATAACCGAAATATGGTTTCTTTAATCCAGCAACAAAAGCCGCCAAGCCATCGTCATCGATGAACTTACATATCACTGTCCAATTGTCTCTATAATCTTTTTCCtgttttgcaattgttttaatattttggaTAATTTCCTTCGCTTGTTGGTAGTATTTATGTAACGACATTCCTTCTATCATTGTGTGCCGCCACAATTGGCATTTGAAGGTTGAGAGTTCACGCCTGTCTCCTATGGCAttgattaatattattttaatttcatcgaAATCCTTCGGATTTCCTGCAACACAAATAATATCTTTTGCCTTTCCTTCGATTTTATGACAAACAGCTGTTACGTACAAGCAATACACTTCACTGTTCACTCTACCTTTGAAAAGGTTCAATGtactctatatatatatatatatatatatatatatatataaatatatatatatataaatatatatatatatatatatatatatatatatatatatatatatatatatatatatatataatatatatatatatatatacatatatctatatatatatatatatatatatatatatatatatatatatatatatatatatatatatatgttcGCACAATGCGAAAGAAATCAACGCGCGTTCCTAAACCTAAACCCACCGAGTTAACATGATCCGCTAATCCATGTAATAACCCTgacaccacacaaacacacaagaacAAGGAGTCTCGAAATAAAGGGTTTGGTGAAAACACGTGAAATATCGTCTGAGTTATATCGTCatttttggtccttcgaaccggatttACAAGCAAACGGAATGGCGGAAGCGCGTAAAATCAAGTCGCTGAAACTTCAGCTGGATGCAGTGCAGCAGTCAATTAATGCGATCTTGTCATTTTCGGAAAGAGCCGCAAAATCTTCTACAGAGGTGTGCGCACGTAGGGATAACCTCAAAAAACTGTATGAACGTTTCATCACCATACAGGATGAGCTATTAGTACTCGATGAGGGCAAAGGGAAAGATCATTTTGCTGTTCGGCAAACGGTCGAAGAAGCATATTACCAGGCTGAAGGTAGACTGTTGAGCTCCATTGAGAAGGACGAAAAGAATGTATTAACCGTCTCAAAAGTGAAGCTACCAGACATGAAATTGCCCAGTTTTGACGGCAATCCAAaggattggatgaattttcattcaatatttGCCTCAATGATACACGGTTCTCCCCACTACTCAGGCACACAGAAGTTGTACTATCTGCGTACATCATTATCCGGCTCAGCTCTACGGCTCATTCAAAACATTCCTATCTGTGAAAAAAACTACAATGTCGCATGGCAGCTACTTTTGAAGCACTACAATGAGCCGAAGAAGGTCAAACAGTTCCTGTTGGATGCATTGTTCGAGAATGCTGCGCTCAAAAAGGAATCGTCCAGTGAACTTCGAAAAGTGGTAGAAAACTTTGAAGCCAACGTAAGTGCCTTAAAAGAATTGGGTGAACCTACCGCTCAATGGGACACACTGCTCATCCACATGCTTAGCAACCAACTGGATTCGACTACGAAACGAGGTTGGAAGGAATACGCTGCGGAAAAGGATGTGGAAACGTACACTGATCTGGTTGCGTTCATCTACAGACGTATTAGTGTGTTGGAAGAAGTGTCAACACCAACAGtggaaaaaccaacaaaacatcgTGCCCTCGCCACTCACACATCCAACAACAGAGATTGTGCGTTTTGTTCTCAACACCATCCACTATACATGTGTACTAAGTTTTTTCAGCTTTCCTcacaggaaaaagaaaagttcgTCACAAAGCACCAACTCTGTCTGAACTGCATGCGTCCTGGACATCGAGCTCGAGAATGCAAATCATCTAGCACCTGCAAGAAATGCCGCAAACGCCATCACACCCAGCTATGTCCGTCTTTGCTGCAACAGCACGTTGATTCACCAACCTTAAGAGATCCTGATACTCCGACCACATCAGCTACGTCGTCGGTCGTCGAGTCGATCACCTGTACGTCGTCTGGGCTTCAGAAAATGACTTTGATGGCCACTGCCACAGTAATTCTCGTTGACGACGACGGCACAGAACACATCGCACGAGCGCTGCTAGATTCGGGAAGTGACACCTGCTTCATTACTGAAAACTTAGCCCAGCAACTCAAATCACGCAAGGAGAAAACAAACCTCAAAATATCGGGTATCAGTTCCACgactacaacaacaaaatacagAATACGAGCGACACTTCGCTCGCGGATCGGGCGATACTTCGCCGATCTTCAACTCTACGTCTTACCGAAGGTCACGGAAAACCTTCCCTTTTCGTCGATCGACACTTCAGAATGGAACATACCGAGCAACATCTTCCTGGCTGACCCTTATTTCCATCGCAGTGATCGAATTGACGTCCTCATCGGAGCAGAAATCTTCTACGACATCATGAAGCCATCAGGACGTATTCATCTCGGAAAAGATCGACCCACTCTTGTCAATTCCGAACTTGGATGGATTGTCGCTGGGCCAGTCGTAGGTACGCTCATGTCATGCTTTAATTCTATTTCAGTTCACCATGCTTCGACAAGCGTCAATGAAGTCCATGAACTCATGGAACGATTCTGGGAAATAGAAGAAGACTCAACGAGCCATCTGACGAGCGAGCAATCCGCGTGTGAAGAACACTTTCGGAACACGGTTACTCGTACTTCCTCTGGGCGATATGTAGTTAGGCTACCGGTGAAGACAGACATTCTCGCCAAGTTAGTTGCTAACCGCAATACAGCTGTCCGTCGGTTTCATCTGCTACAAACTCGCTTCCAAAATGATGAACTACGTGTGGGGTACTGTTCGTTCATCGACGAGTACAGCAAACTGGGTCACATGAAACGTATTTCAGAGAAGGAGTatgaagacaaaacaaaacagtactACTATCTTCCGCATCACGCAGTGACGCGAGTTGATTCTGCGACGACAAAACTCCGTGTTGTTTTCGACGTATCGTGCAAAACGGCTAGTGGAGTCTCATTAAATGATGCGTTGATGGTAGGGCCTACCATACAAGACGACATCCGAACCATCATCATGCGTGCACGGACACATCCAATCATGATAATTGCTGACATCAAGATGATGTATCGTCAGATCCTCGTCGATGACTGTGATACATCTCTGCAACTCATCGTTTGGAAGTCTTCACCTTCCGAACCGCTTCACACCTACAAACTTTGTACGGTAACCTATGGCACTGCTAGTGCTCCATATCTTGCAACGCGAGTACTCTCGCAACTTGCTGATGATGAAGGCATCGAATATCCTAAGGCAGCCCAAGTGCtaaaaagggatttttatgTTGATGATTTGGTGACCGGATCACCCACTGTAGAAGAAGCAACCGAAATCATACAACAATTATCAACGCTTGTCGAAAAAGGTGGTTTCTCGTTGCGAAAATGGGCCACAAACAACGAAGAGGTGCGTCAGAGCATCTCGAAAGAAAGGTTAGCGGATGAAGAGTCATTTTGTTTCGAGCGAGATCAAGTCATCAAAACCCTTGGCTTGCGCTGGCATCCTTTAAACGACACTATGACATACGGTATAAATTCTCTGACAGAGATCCAACCTATTACAAAACGTTCCGCTCTTTCCAACATAGCTCGTCTGTTTGATCCCATAGGTCTTGTGGGACCAGTGGTCACCAAAGCAAAAATATTCATGCAATCGCTTTGGACGCTTAAGGCAAGTGATGGTTCCTGTTGGGAATGGGATACTGAACTCCCACCACAGTACAAGCAGCAATGGTTAACCTTCCAA
This is a stretch of genomic DNA from Anopheles moucheti chromosome X unlocalized genomic scaffold, idAnoMoucSN_F20_07 X_unloc_1, whole genome shotgun sequence. It encodes these proteins:
- the LOC128307494 gene encoding uncharacterized protein LOC128307494 → MAEARKIKSLKLQLDAVQQSINAILSFSERAAKSSTEVCARRDNLKKLYERFITIQDELLVLDEGKGKDHFAVRQTVEEAYYQAEGRLLSSIEKDEKNVLTVSKVKLPDMKLPSFDGNPKDWMNFHSIFASMIHGSPHYSGTQKLYYLRTSLSGSALRLIQNIPICEKNYNVAWQLLLKHYNEPKKVKQFLLDALFENAALKKESSSELRKVVENFEANVSALKELGEPTAQWDTLLIHMLSNQLDSTTKRGWKEYAAEKDVETYTDLVAFIYRRISVLEEVSTPTVEKPTKHRALATHTSNNRDCAFCSQHHPLYMCTKFFQLSSQEKEKFVTKHQLCLNCMRPGHRARECKSSSTCKKCRKRHHTQLCPSLLQQHVDSPTLRDPDTPTTSATSSVVESITCTSSGLQKMTLMATATVILVDDDGTEHIARALLDSGSDTCFITENLAQQLKSRKEKTNLKISGISSTTTTTKYRIRATLRSRIGRYFADLQLYVLPKVTENLPFSSIDTSEWNIPSNIFLADPYFHRSDRIDVLIGAEIFYDIMKPSGRIHLGKDRPTLVNSELGWIVAGPVVGTLMSCFNSISVHHASTSVNEVHELMERFWEIEEDSTSHLTSEQSACEEHFRNTVTRTSSGRYVVRLPVKTDILAKLVANRNTAVRRFHLLQTRFQNDELRVGYCSFIDEYSKLGHMKRISEKEYEDKTKQYYYLPHHAVTRVDSATTKLRVVFDVSCKTASGVSLNDALMVGPTIQDDIRTIIMRARTHPIMIIADIKMMYRQILVDDCDTSLQLIVWKSSPSEPLHTYKLCTVTYGTASAPYLATRVLSQLADDEGIEYPKAAQVLKRDFYVDDLVTGSPTVEEATEIIQQLSTLVEKGGFSLRKWATNNEEVRQSISKESSSV